In Thermothelomyces thermophilus ATCC 42464 chromosome 5, complete sequence, the sequence CTCCTTCCACTCGGCCAGCTGGGTGTAGTATTCCTCCATCTCGGCTTCGCGTTGCTCCGCCCTGGGATCCAGAGCCGTGTACCACGCCGCTTGATCGTAGTGACAGTCGTCCCTGCTCTTGCAGGGCAGGACGCGCGCATACTCGGGCATGACACCAGCGGGCATCACCTCGTACGCCCACACGCAGCCGTCGGCGAGCTTCTTGGCAATCTCGACATCTTCGGGGCGGTCAAAGATCTTGCCACCCAGGCCAAACATGCCACCGAGGAAGCAGGTGAGGTGCGTGACCTCCCACTCGTACGTCAGCTTGTCCGCGGTGCCGTCGGAGGAGTAGGCCTTGGCGGAGAAGAGGATGTCTGGGTCGCCCTCGGCCATGGGACGGAAGAGCAGATACTCCTTGACGGCATCGACCGTCTTCTCGTGCATGGTGCGGTACTTGGGTTCGAGGCCACCCAGCATGAGATATTGCTTCGGAAAATACTCATACGTGGAGTCTTGGCTGCCGCCCATGCTGTACGAGCCCGTTCCCCAGCTGGTTCCCGTCAGGGGCTGAGCGGCGCAGTCCCAGTTTGGGGGCAGTTCCTTCGCGTTGAGCGAGGTTTGATCTCCGCCACGGGGACCATCTGTTCGCTTTTGGGGCCCACCATAAAACTCCGTGGTGATGCTGCCGATGCCCGTGCCCAGGGCGGAGCCCTCCGGACTCTGAGCTTCGTGGTGGCCCGCAAGTGCACGCTTCAGGTCATCGGTGCCGTGCTGCACGGTTGCGGCGCCACCGGCCGGCGTCGCTGAGGAGGATGACGGCGGCGGAGCGGTCCTATTGCAGCCAGAAGCGTCCAGGCGCTCGGGGAAGATGCCCGGGATGGCCGTGCCGTTCTCGCGGTTTTGGAGGTCCTCAAAAGCGTCGGTGATGCGGGCGATTGCGTCGTAATACTTGTTTTGGCCGGTAAGCTGAGCTAGGCGGGTGAACTCCATACTCATGGAGCCGAGCTCGGCCACGCTCGCGCTGGTGGAAGCCCGTTTCGGTCTCTCGGCGTAGTCCGGCTTCCAGTTGTAAAAGAGGATGGGCAAGCGGTTGGGCGTGTCGAAGACTCCCATCAGGATCTCGGCAAGTTCGACCGCCTTGTCCAAGAGCACGCGGTATCGGGGGTCGTTGCCCGTTACGTCGTACGCCCCAAGAAGACCGCCCAGATAGCGGATGATGGTCTCAAAGACGGGGATTTCCTCGCGGTAGGGCGTCGTGGTGAAGTCAATCCCCCTCACGGCGTCCACGGCTTCGTCAAACTCGTCCTTCAGGCCCATGATCCAGAGGGTATCGAGAGAGTCGACAAGGGTAGCGGCCCAGCCGCAAAAAGGGTCCCTGGACCTGTTGGAGACGGGCATGAGCTCGTCGTGGTTCCAGGCGTACTTCTTGTAGCCGGTCCAGGCGTGCAGGGCTTCGGCCCTGACCTTGGCCAGGCGCTGCTCGCGCTTCTCCTTGGCCGCGGGCGACTCTTGGGCAAACGAGACCTGCACCGACGGAATGGGCTTGGGATTTCCCGTGGGAAGCGGAATGAGCGACTCCTCGGGCACGGGAAACCACTCGTAAGGCTTCTGCCAGTGTACGACGGCGGAGGTAGGGGTTGCCGGGTCCAGGACCCCGACGTCTTCGGCTTGCGCATCGTGATACCCGTCGTGGTGGGTGGGCGGCTTCCTCTCGGGCACGACGGCGGCAGGCTCGGTAGGAAGGCCGTAAGTGCCTTGCTCCTCGTCGGCCTCCTTCAGCTGCGGGATCCGGATGGGCTCCGGATCCGGCAATGGCGAAGCGCGCGGCGGAGGATCGTGCGGTGGGGGAACGTGAGGCGGGGGACCTTGGTGCGGGTTGGGTGCGGGCGGCGGTGGAGGCAGAGGCTCGGGTCTTGGATGGGTGTTGGGACTCGTCTTGCCGCGCCACGTCTCCCTCGGCTGGTCCCATTGCGAGTTCTTGGAGACGTGGTAGAGCAGCACAGTGATGACGAAGGCGCAGATGAGCACCACGCGGTGCCGTCTTGGGCGAAACATGACGGAGACGGGATCGACTAGCCCGCGAGAAGCCCCGATCGGGAAATCGGGAAATGCAGCGCTCGCGCAGGTCGGTACTTGAAAGTGGGAATCTTCCTAGCTGGGTTTCGGAAGTCGCATGGCGGCGTGCTGCTCACAAAACACGACTTGGAGGAGACGATGGGGTCTGCGCGCAGACCTTCCACTGGGAGAgacgagagagagggagagagagagggagagagagagagagagaagaagaggaagggaAGGAACGCATGCAAGTTGGGGTATGTATGGAGGTACTCTACATAAGGTAGGTACGGTACATACAAGAGAAGAAGCCGCACTAGCCAAGACTCCCCGAGGAGGGGCGGAAAGCAATGGCAAAGGGTGAATGAAAAGGAGCGGACCAGGCCCTCCCGGGATGCGGTGCACTACTGTGTAAGGAGTGACAGTGGCTATCTGAGACATAACAGTACTCCATACTTGGTTGAGGGAGCGCCATGAACGCTGGATCGCGCCAAGACGGCGTTCTTGTCCCACATTCCAACGTTGGT encodes:
- a CDS encoding glycoside hydrolase family 47 protein (CAZy_ID 267963), which gives rise to MFRPRRHRVVLICAFVITVLLYHVSKNSQWDQPRETWRGKTSPNTHPRPEPLPPPPPAPNPHQGPPPHVPPPHDPPPRASPLPDPEPIRIPQLKEADEEQGTYGLPTEPAAVVPERKPPTHHDGYHDAQAEDVGVLDPATPTSAVVHWQKPYEWFPVPEESLIPLPTGNPKPIPSVQVSFAQESPAAKEKREQRLAKVRAEALHAWTGYKKYAWNHDELMPVSNRSRDPFCGWAATLVDSLDTLWIMGLKDEFDEAVDAVRGIDFTTTPYREEIPVFETIIRYLGGLLGAYDVTGNDPRYRVLLDKAVELAEILMGVFDTPNRLPILFYNWKPDYAERPKRASTSASVAELGSMSMEFTRLAQLTGQNKYYDAIARITDAFEDLQNRENGTAIPGIFPERLDASGCNRTAPPPSSSSATPAGGAATVQHGTDDLKRALAGHHEAQSPEGSALGTGIGSITTEFYGGPQKRTDGPRGGDQTSLNAKELPPNWDCAAQPLTGTSWGTGSYSMGGSQDSTYEYFPKQYLMLGGLEPKYRTMHEKTVDAVKEYLLFRPMAEGDPDILFSAKAYSSDGTADKLTYEWEVTHLTCFLGGMFGLGGKIFDRPEDVEIAKKLADGCVWAYEVMPAGVMPEYARVLPCKSRDDCHYDQAAWYTALDPRAEQREAEMEEYYTQLAEWKEQVEKLKKEDALRKQAEEPAREVESQSKPAAETAQYGDSGDFPAEPTENDKNKSPDGFNFRSDNQGISNNQQPMRSDKLVFPPAPMKPVTHKEYVAQRIENERIPPGFVTLTDKRYLLRPEAIESVWYMYRITGDPSWQEKGWRMFEAVIGATRTEAGHSAIRDVTTKDPGNAKDMEDNMESFWLAETLKYFYLLFETPDVISLDNWVLNTEAHPFKRPT